From the Candida dubliniensis CD36 chromosome 2, complete sequence genome, the window GCTACCAACTTTAGTCGTGCACTTTataaatgaaagaaaaagtacGTGTCCCAACCAATACTCAATGGAGAcaacccaaaaaaaaaaaaaaatgatagATGGAACTGAAATGACTTTCTCTCTCGTGTAAGGATTATACCAATTATACACCACATTActgtcatcatcattatcatcaacatttaTCTATCTGTTTATCTGTTTGTTTATCTcctttaattaaattataataatcaatttatatcAATACATTAAAACACATTTTAGTAGCGCATTTTATATCGATACCATTTTCTTATCATGTCTACATCTACATCatcaagaaagaaattactTTTAATGGGACGTTCTGGTTCTGGTAAATCATCGATGAgatcaattatattttccAATTATTCAGCATTAGATACTCGACGTTTAGGAGCCACTATAGATGTTGAATTACTGCATTTACGATTTTTAGGTAATATGACATTAAATTTATGGGATTGTGGAGGACAAACAGTATTTATGGATAATTATtttacaaatcaaaaagatcatatttttaaaatggTTCAAGTATTAATTCATGtatttgatgttgaaaGTAAACTGATtaataaagatattgaaatttttattaaatcattaactAATTTACAACAATATCTGCCAGGGGCAAAagtatttgttttattacaTAAAATGGATTTAgttcaaattgataaacgtcaagaattatttgaaattatgatggaaaaattacaaaaaatttctaATCCTTATcattttaaattaattggatTTGCTACTTCAATTTGGGATGAAAGTTTATATAAAGCTTGGTCACAAATTGTTTGTTCATTAATTCctaatattaatttatttaataataatttaattaaatttaattctattttagatgctgaagaaattatattatttgaaaaaaccACATTTTTAGTAATATCATCAACCGCAtcaataaaacaacaacaacaacaacaacaacaagagcaacaacaacaagagcAAGAGCAAGAGCAAGATTCACTggttgaagaattggatcCAAAAcgatttgaaaaaatatctaatattattaaGACTTATAAACAATCAATAACGAAATTAAGaacaaattttaaaaatttaattattcGAGGTAGTAATGGAACcaatttttatattgatattataaCTGATAATATGTTTATAATGATTGttttaaaagataaaaaagatacaataaatatgattcaacaacatgaagaattattaattttggaTAATATTAAAGCTGCTAGAAAAtggtttgaaaaaattgaaaataatgaataaagggggggggagggggcAGGGTGGATCGGTCACtagagagagaaaaatgtatatatatataattgtCATTTATCTAATCTTTTAATCATTTGTTTAGAGAATataataaaccaaaagTTTAGAGTCAAACT encodes:
- a CDS encoding GTP-binding protein GTR1 (Similar to S. cerevisiae GTR1), giving the protein MSTSTSSRKKLLLMGRSGSGKSSMRSIIFSNYSALDTRRLGATIDVELSHLRFLGNMTLNLWDCGGQTVFMDNYFTNQKDHIFKMVQVLIHVFDVESKSINKDIEIFIKSLTNLQQYSPGAKVFVLLHKMDLVQIDKRQELFEIMMEKLQKISNPYHFKLIGFATSIWDESLYKAWSQIVCSLIPNINLFNNNLIKFNSILDAEEIILFEKTTFLVISSTASIKQQQQQQQQEQQQQEQEQEQDSSVEELDPKRFEKISNIIKTYKQSITKLRTNFKNLIIRGSNGTNFYIDIITDNMFIMIVLKDKKDTINMIQQHEELLILDNIKAARKWFEKIENNE